In Chlamydiales bacterium STE3, one genomic interval encodes:
- a CDS encoding putative protein YbbC (Product derived from UniProtKB/Swiss-Prot:P40407;Gene name derived from UniProtKB/Swiss-Prot:P40407; Uncharacterized protein YbbC) has protein sequence MDRRFLFPILCILSFYTMTLFAKVTVGIDVLLEEEQQLSKLKGKKIGLVTNQTAINKEMRSTFELLREQSKLFKMVALFTPEHGLYGSDYAEEKGKKISSICGVPVYSLYSETKRPTTEMLQGIDVLIYDIQDIGSRSYTYIATLFYVMEEAAKRNIKVMVLDRPNPINGITVDGPLLDAKLRSIVGYINVPYCHGLTVGELAKFFNEEYVIGCQLDVIPMKGWRRSMNFKDTGLPWVPTSPHIPEADTPLYYPVTGIVGELGIVSIGVGYTLPFKVIGAPWIDAPTFCENLNQQKIPGVHFSPFYFKPFYGKYVNENCQGALISIQDSLKYKPITIQYVIIATLKHLYPDQFKEGLRGAQHRQRMFNQVLGTDKIWPLLSQKRPIQWAMRAIDEKERRRFLEKRKTYLLADYAGQ, from the coding sequence ATGGACAGGCGATTCCTTTTTCCTATTCTTTGTATTCTTTCTTTTTATACAATGACTCTTTTTGCAAAAGTCACTGTTGGCATTGATGTGCTTTTGGAAGAAGAGCAACAATTGTCCAAATTAAAAGGGAAAAAAATTGGACTAGTCACGAACCAAACAGCCATCAACAAAGAAATGCGCTCCACTTTTGAACTCTTGAGGGAACAGTCTAAACTGTTCAAGATGGTCGCTTTATTTACCCCCGAACATGGCCTTTACGGCAGTGATTATGCAGAAGAGAAAGGAAAAAAAATTTCCTCTATCTGCGGGGTTCCCGTTTATAGCCTCTACAGTGAAACAAAACGGCCAACGACAGAGATGCTGCAAGGAATTGATGTGCTCATCTATGACATCCAGGATATAGGCTCTAGATCCTATACTTATATAGCAACGCTATTTTATGTCATGGAAGAAGCGGCTAAACGCAATATTAAGGTAATGGTGTTAGACCGCCCAAACCCTATCAATGGTATTACAGTTGATGGACCGTTACTGGATGCTAAATTACGCTCCATTGTAGGATACATCAACGTTCCTTATTGCCACGGGTTGACGGTAGGAGAGCTAGCTAAATTTTTTAACGAAGAATATGTTATTGGCTGCCAATTAGATGTCATTCCAATGAAAGGCTGGCGCAGATCGATGAACTTTAAGGATACTGGACTACCATGGGTGCCAACAAGTCCTCATATTCCTGAGGCAGATACCCCTCTCTATTATCCTGTCACAGGAATTGTAGGAGAGCTCGGCATTGTCAGCATTGGTGTAGGTTATACTCTGCCATTTAAAGTCATTGGAGCTCCCTGGATTGATGCCCCCACCTTTTGCGAAAACCTGAATCAGCAAAAAATTCCCGGTGTTCACTTTTCTCCTTTTTACTTTAAGCCGTTTTATGGCAAGTATGTCAATGAAAATTGCCAAGGAGCATTGATTTCTATCCAAGATTCACTTAAGTACAAGCCTATTACAATCCAGTATGTCATCATTGCCACCCTTAAACACCTCTATCCTGACCAATTTAAAGAAGGGCTAAGGGGAGCTCAGCACCGCCAGCGCATGTTTAATCAAGTATTAGGAACGGACAAAATTTGGCCCCTTCTCTCTCAAAAAAGACCTATTCAATGGGCAATGCGCGCAATAGATGAAAAGGAGCGCAGGCGATTTTTGGAAAAACGCAAAACGTATCTTTTAGCAGATTACGCAGGCCAATAA
- a CDS encoding Ribosomal protein L11 methyltransferase (Product derived from UniProtKB/Trembl:F8KWK4;Gene name derived from UniProtKB/Trembl:F8KWK4;EC number derived from UniProtKB/Trembl:F8KWK4) has product MFLLFGEKIADSLSLNFKSKYSTFLIKEIFLETLRIKLKTGYPSELAWQQLEAAGETVLFSSETAEGQCELYLKKTLFLKEYEFVDSIASVVLDDVNWDKQWQEHAPQFYNGMMHLDLNPYGCDEKLLLKPGPGFGDLSHVTTNLVLSMMPHDLKGKVVLDIGSGSGILTLAASAFGAYQTVGVEIDTSAIQHAEENAQLNHLEKRVQFLTPSQITLLEVSKPYLILMNMIVKEQKMAWKMIQLPKKAYGEAVTSGVLEEEKEAYLEITRSWGWELQEELSQDGWLGLRFIFGTRGL; this is encoded by the coding sequence TTGTTCCTGCTTTTTGGCGAAAAGATAGCTGACTCTCTTTCTCTAAATTTTAAATCTAAGTATTCTACATTTTTAATTAAGGAAATCTTTTTGGAAACACTACGTATTAAACTCAAAACAGGATACCCCTCTGAATTAGCTTGGCAACAATTAGAAGCTGCGGGAGAGACAGTTCTCTTTTCTTCTGAAACCGCAGAGGGCCAATGTGAGCTTTATCTAAAAAAAACGCTATTTTTAAAAGAATATGAGTTTGTAGATAGCATTGCTTCCGTTGTTTTAGATGATGTTAATTGGGATAAGCAATGGCAAGAGCATGCTCCTCAATTTTATAATGGAATGATGCACCTTGATCTTAATCCTTATGGTTGTGATGAAAAGCTTTTGTTAAAACCGGGACCAGGTTTTGGTGATCTATCTCATGTCACAACAAATTTAGTGCTATCGATGATGCCTCACGACCTTAAAGGAAAAGTTGTCTTAGACATAGGTTCCGGAAGCGGAATTTTAACACTTGCAGCCTCAGCCTTTGGAGCTTACCAGACAGTGGGTGTGGAAATCGACACATCGGCGATTCAGCATGCTGAAGAGAATGCGCAACTGAATCACTTGGAAAAGCGCGTGCAATTTTTGACCCCAAGTCAAATTACTCTATTAGAAGTTTCTAAGCCCTATTTAATTCTTATGAATATGATTGTTAAAGAACAAAAAATGGCGTGGAAGATGATTCAGCTGCCTAAAAAAGCTTATGGAGAGGCTGTGACCTCTGGGGTATTAGAGGAGGAAAAAGAGGCTTACCTAGAAATTACTCGTTCTTGGGGCTGGGAATTGCAAGAAGAATTAAGCCAAGATGGGTGGCTTGGCCTAAGATTTATTTTTGGAACAAGAGGACTTTGA
- a CDS encoding 10 kDa chaperonin (Product derived from UniProtKB/Swiss-Prot:A8ZU47;Gene name derived from UniProtKB/Swiss-Prot:A8ZU47), with translation MQKQKIKPLGNRVLVQRSKAQTSKGGILLPDTAQEKPKEGIVIAVGPGKADEEGKVQPLSLKEGDRVLFSSYAGTEVKEEDAEYLIMSEDDILGVLTV, from the coding sequence ATGCAGAAGCAGAAGATTAAACCTCTTGGCAACCGTGTACTTGTACAGCGCTCTAAAGCTCAGACATCGAAAGGCGGCATTTTACTGCCAGACACAGCTCAAGAAAAACCAAAAGAAGGCATCGTGATTGCGGTAGGGCCTGGAAAAGCTGATGAAGAGGGCAAGGTTCAGCCTCTTAGTTTAAAAGAAGGCGATCGCGTTCTATTTAGTTCCTATGCTGGAACAGAAGTAAAAGAAGAAGATGCAGAATATCTTATTATGTCCGAAGATGACATCCTTGGCGTTCTTACCGTGTAA
- a CDS encoding 60 kDa chaperonin 1 (Product derived from UniProtKB/Swiss-Prot:Q6MF95;Gene name derived from UniProtKB/Swiss-Prot:Q6MF95), which produces MSKLLQFHGDALKSLLKGVKTLAKTVKVTLGPKGRNVVINKGFGSPLSTKDGVTVAKEVSLKDKFENMGAQLVKEVASKTSDVAGDGTTTAIVLAEAIFTAGVKNVAAGANPMSIKRGIDLAVEAILKGLNEIAVPINTSNEVKQIATISANNDPEIGQIIANAMDKVGKDGIITVADAKGIDTVLDVVEGMQFDKGYVSPYFVTNPENMTAELSNAFVFITDKKISNAKDLVPLLEKTMEKGPRPLLIIAEDIDGEALATLVLNKLKAGLPICAVKAPGFGDRRKAMLQDIAVLTGATVISEDVGLKIEEVGPEVLGHAKTVKVSKEETTIVDGSGDTSAIKERVAQIKAELANPATSKYDKEKLEERLAKLVGGVAVINVGAATETEMKEKKARVEDALHATRAAVAKGIVPGGGVALLRAVRKLDTLKLSGDEQVGASIVRQACFAPATEIANNCGKQGNLIAEKIYEAQGAMGYNGLLDEFTDLVKAGVIDPAFVPESALTHASSVASLLLTTAAMITDKPKPKAKAGAMPGMDGMGMGGMGGMGMGGMGGMGMGGMGMDM; this is translated from the coding sequence ATGTCAAAATTATTACAATTCCATGGAGATGCTCTAAAATCCCTTTTAAAAGGGGTTAAGACTCTTGCAAAAACTGTTAAAGTTACGCTAGGTCCTAAAGGGCGCAATGTGGTCATCAACAAAGGGTTTGGTTCTCCTCTTTCCACAAAAGATGGCGTGACTGTCGCAAAAGAGGTATCACTCAAAGACAAATTTGAAAACATGGGAGCACAACTTGTTAAAGAAGTGGCTTCTAAAACATCCGATGTAGCAGGCGATGGAACAACAACAGCAATTGTTTTAGCGGAAGCTATCTTTACTGCTGGTGTCAAAAATGTCGCAGCTGGAGCAAATCCGATGAGCATTAAACGCGGGATCGATCTCGCTGTCGAAGCCATCTTAAAAGGTCTTAATGAGATTGCCGTTCCCATCAATACGTCCAATGAAGTAAAACAAATTGCGACTATCTCAGCCAATAACGATCCTGAGATAGGACAAATCATCGCTAACGCAATGGACAAAGTAGGCAAAGACGGTATTATCACTGTAGCCGATGCCAAAGGAATAGACACAGTATTAGACGTTGTGGAAGGGATGCAATTTGATAAGGGCTATGTCTCTCCTTATTTCGTCACGAATCCTGAAAACATGACTGCTGAACTAAGCAATGCTTTCGTTTTTATCACAGATAAAAAGATCTCTAACGCAAAAGACCTTGTCCCTCTTCTAGAGAAAACGATGGAAAAGGGCCCAAGGCCTTTGCTAATCATCGCTGAAGATATTGATGGAGAAGCACTTGCTACTTTAGTTCTCAATAAGCTTAAAGCTGGATTGCCTATTTGCGCTGTTAAAGCGCCAGGGTTCGGAGATCGCCGCAAGGCTATGCTGCAAGATATTGCCGTTTTAACAGGAGCAACTGTTATTTCAGAAGATGTCGGCTTAAAGATTGAAGAAGTGGGTCCAGAAGTTTTGGGCCACGCTAAAACGGTTAAGGTTTCTAAAGAAGAGACGACTATTGTCGATGGCTCAGGTGACACCTCTGCGATTAAGGAAAGGGTTGCACAAATTAAGGCCGAACTGGCTAATCCCGCAACCTCAAAATATGACAAGGAAAAGCTAGAAGAGCGACTTGCCAAATTGGTCGGCGGCGTTGCAGTCATCAATGTTGGCGCGGCGACAGAAACAGAGATGAAGGAAAAGAAAGCTCGTGTAGAAGATGCTCTACATGCAACACGTGCAGCTGTAGCGAAAGGCATCGTCCCTGGCGGTGGAGTTGCCCTTTTAAGAGCGGTAAGAAAGCTTGATACTTTAAAGTTGTCCGGTGATGAGCAAGTCGGCGCTTCTATCGTAAGACAAGCATGCTTTGCTCCAGCAACGGAAATTGCAAACAACTGTGGCAAGCAAGGGAACTTGATCGCTGAAAAAATCTACGAAGCACAAGGAGCTATGGGGTATAATGGGTTGCTGGACGAGTTCACTGATCTCGTCAAAGCAGGCGTAATTGATCCTGCTTTCGTTCCTGAGAGTGCGCTTACTCATGCATCCTCTGTGGCCTCACTGCTCTTAACGACTGCTGCAATGATCACCGACAAGCCAAAACCAAAAGCAAAAGCCGGTGCAATGCCTGGAATGGATGGAATGGGCATGGGTGGCATGGGCGGTATGGGTATGGGCGGAATGGGTGGCATGGGCATGGGTGGTATGGGAATGGACATGTAA